The Actinomycetes bacterium genome contains the following window.
GCCGGCCAGCCGGTAGTGCTCGCCGTCGATGCGGGGCGTCCGGCCGGGTCCCCAGACGGCCCGGATGACCCCGATCGCCTCCTCCAGCGCCCGCACCGCCTCGCCCGGCGAGCGGCGTTGTCCGCCCATCGCCTCGATCGCGTCCCAGAAGGCGCCGGCACCGATCCCGAGCTCGACCCGGCCGTCGCTGAGGACGTCGAGGCTGGCGGCCGACCTGCCCAGCACCGCCGGCTGCCGCAGCGGCAGGTTGGCGACGTTGGGCACCAGGTGCACCCGCTGGGTGCGGGCGGCGAGGTAGGAGAGCAGGGTCCAGGTGTCGAGGAACCGCGGCTGGTAGGGGTGGTCCTGGACGGTGAAGAGGTCCAGCCCGCTCGCGTCGGCGATGCGGGCCAGGGTCACGACCGTCTCGGACTGCTCGGCGACGGGTGGCACGAACGCGCCGAAGAGCAGGTCGTGCCCGTAGTCCGCCATGCCGCCCAGCCTCGCAAACGACCAGCGGCCGGGCGAACGGCACCCGTCGGGCCGCCGGTGCTCGTCTCCGGAGACGCTTCGCGGTGTCTTGCCCGCGCTTCCGCTCCGGAGGGCCGGTCGGCCGGCCGCGCGAACGGCACCCGTCAGGCGCTGCTGACCCGGCGCGCGGCCAGGGTGACGGCGGCGAGCGCGGCGAGGACCACGCCGGACACCCGGTCCACGACCGCCATCCGCAGCCGCGGCACCAGCCGGCGCAGCCCGCCGCCGGCGATCGCCCACTGCGCGTCGACGGCGGCTGCGAGCAGGATGAAGAGGACCCCGAGCTCGAGCAGCTGCGCGGGCACGGGGCCCGCACCTGGCCTCACGAACTGCGGCAGGAAGGCCAGGTAGAACACCGCGGTCTTGGGGTTGAGCGCCCCGACCAGCAGCCCCCGGCGGAACGCGGTCGAGGCCGAGCCGGCGGGCACGTCGTCGCGGCCCAGGTCGGCCAGCGTGTGGTCGCCCTTGCTGCGCCAGGCCTGCACGGCGAGCCACAGCAGCCAGCAGGCGCCGGCGACCTTGACCGCGGTGAACGCGAGCGCGGTCGACGCGATGAGCGCCGAGACCCCGACCACGGCGCCGACGACGTGCACGAGGTAGCCGAGCTCGACGCCCGCCGTCGCGGCGAGGCCAGGCCGGCGACCGTTGCGCAGGGTGGTGCCGAGGATGAACGCGACGGCCGGGCCCGGCATCACGATGAGCGGGATGCTGGCCGCGACGAACAGCAGCAGCGTGTGCGTCGGGACCATGCCCATCACGGTAGCCAGCAGGGCAAGGCCTTTCCGGCGTCCGGCGGCCCGTGCTGCGACTGAGACGATGACCCGGTGTCCTCCGCCCGCGGCCCCGCCCGTCGCCGGGTGACGGTCGAGGCCGAGCGGCTGGCCGGCTGGCTGGACCGCTTCGCCGGCAAGCACGGTCCGACGGCGTGCGAGGCCGGGCCGGACGCGGTGGTGGTCCGGGCCGAGGACGGGTCGGTGGCCCGGCTGACGGTCCCCTTCCCGCCGCTGGTCGCCGCCGGCACGACGTACGGCGGGATCGTCGAGCACGCCCTGCGCGACCGGCGGGTCGGCGTGCTCCTGGTGCGCCTCGGCGGCTTCGCCGCCGGCGTCTTCGACGGTACGTCGCTGGTCTCGTCCAAGGTCGGCAGCCGCCAGGTCCACGGCCGCAGCGCCGCCGGCGGCTGGTCGCAGCAGCGCTTCGCCCGGCGCCGGGAGGGCCAGGTGCGGGTCGCACTGGCAGCAGCGGCCGACGTGGCAGCCGCGGTGCTGCTGCCGGAGACGGCGCGGCTGGACGCCGTCGTGCTCGGCGGTGACCGGCGCTCCGTGGAGCCGGTGCTGGAGGACCGGCGGCTCGCGCCGCTGCGCCCGCTCGTCACCGGCCCGGTGCTCGACGTGCCCGACCCGAGGCTCGCCGTGCTGCGCGGGACGCCGGCCGCGTTCCGCGCCGTGCAGGTCGAGGTCACCGACGTGCTGCGCCCGGGTTGAGCCATTCCCGGCGATATCGTCGAGTGCGATGAGCACCTCCGGTGCAGGACCCGACGAGCCGCCCACCGGTGACTCGACGGCGGTCCCCCCGGTGCTCGTCGAGTCGGTCGATGCCGACGACTTCAGCTCACTGCGCCGGCGGGCGCGGCCTCGCGAGCTGCGGTGGGCCGACGGCAGGGCGTTGCGCGAGCGGGTCCCCCGGTCGGCGTTCGCCACGTGGGAGCCGTCGCCGTCGCGGGTCGACCCGGTCGACCAGCTCGCCCAGGCCCACCTCGGCCGCATCGACTGGCTGGTGCCGGTGCGGGTCGGGCGGATGGCGGCGTCCCCCTACGCGTTCCTGCGCGGCGCGGCGGCCGTGCACGCCGGCGACTTCGCCGGCCTGCCGTCGACCGGCATCACCCCGGTCATCTGCGGCGACGCGCACCTC
Protein-coding sequences here:
- a CDS encoding LLM class flavin-dependent oxidoreductase, with protein sequence MADYGHDLLFGAFVPPVAEQSETVVTLARIADASGLDLFTVQDHPYQPRFLDTWTLLSYLAARTQRVHLVPNVANLPLRQPAVLGRSAASLDVLSDGRVELGIGAGAFWDAIEAMGGQRRSPGEAVRALEEAIGVIRAVWGPGRTPRIDGEHYRLAGAKPGPVPVHPIGIWVGAYGPRMLALTGRLGDGWLPSQGYAPPERLPEMNARIDEAAEAAG
- a CDS encoding LysE family translocator, with translation MVPTHTLLLFVAASIPLIVMPGPAVAFILGTTLRNGRRPGLAATAGVELGYLVHVVGAVVGVSALIASTALAFTAVKVAGACWLLWLAVQAWRSKGDHTLADLGRDDVPAGSASTAFRRGLLVGALNPKTAVFYLAFLPQFVRPGAGPVPAQLLELGVLFILLAAAVDAQWAIAGGGLRRLVPRLRMAVVDRVSGVVLAALAAVTLAARRVSSA
- a CDS encoding acVLRF1 family peptidyl-tRNA hydrolase gives rise to the protein MSSARGPARRRVTVEAERLAGWLDRFAGKHGPTACEAGPDAVVVRAEDGSVARLTVPFPPLVAAGTTYGGIVEHALRDRRVGVLLVRLGGFAAGVFDGTSLVSSKVGSRQVHGRSAAGGWSQQRFARRREGQVRVALAAAADVAAAVLLPETARLDAVVLGGDRRSVEPVLEDRRLAPLRPLVTGPVLDVPDPRLAVLRGTPAAFRAVQVEVTDVLRPG